The following coding sequences lie in one Aigarchaeota archaeon genomic window:
- a CDS encoding flavocytochrome c: KTVTTTKTETKVEEAKPWLPAKWDEEADVVIVGSGGAGLAAAITAHDEGAKVLIVEKMPQMGICNTAVSGGIINAWSSKLKLHEKQGIKDSLELQYQDILRSGDYMGDPELIRTLVENAPSTIDFLVDIGVPFGDTLTMSGGQSVPRTFRIIGSGAALYKPLREAVQKRGIKVLLEHKVTKIIREETDGGRVLGVKAETTDGKTKYIRAKKAVILAAGGFCQSELLLKRHAPRFAGFPSTNAPGTTTGEVLVAAMDVGAAVRGMDYVQLWPMCDYETGSLTTIAAGTETGTGIMVNINGKRFVEEMERRDVRRDAVLAQPGGFAFAIVDHKQLKTITAFGDPEKIIADQIKRGVAFKADTIRELAILAGIDPTNLVETVNNWNKYVDEGYDPEFKRRDLPTKKGDPMLKIDTPPFYAIKGRPSLHHTMGGLHINTKAQVLDVEGKVIPGLYAAGEITGGIHGTNRIGGNALLDIITFGRIAGKNAAREVSA, from the coding sequence GAAGACCGTTACCACTACCAAGACTGAGACGAAGGTCGAGGAAGCAAAGCCTTGGTTACCTGCAAAGTGGGATGAAGAAGCGGATGTTGTGATAGTTGGCAGTGGCGGTGCAGGTCTTGCGGCAGCAATAACTGCGCACGACGAAGGTGCAAAGGTATTGATCGTTGAAAAGATGCCGCAGATGGGTATCTGCAATACTGCCGTTAGCGGCGGAATCATAAATGCATGGTCCTCGAAGCTTAAGCTACATGAAAAACAAGGAATAAAGGACTCACTTGAGTTACAGTATCAAGATATACTTAGGTCCGGAGATTACATGGGCGACCCCGAGCTCATAAGGACTTTAGTCGAGAACGCCCCTTCAACCATTGACTTCTTAGTCGACATAGGTGTGCCTTTTGGTGATACGTTAACCATGTCTGGTGGACAAAGCGTTCCAAGAACATTTAGGATAATAGGTTCAGGTGCGGCACTGTATAAGCCACTAAGGGAGGCAGTTCAAAAAAGAGGCATTAAAGTGCTTTTGGAGCACAAGGTTACCAAAATAATTAGAGAAGAGACCGACGGTGGTAGGGTTCTCGGTGTAAAAGCTGAGACTACTGATGGTAAAACAAAGTATATTAGAGCTAAGAAGGCCGTGATATTAGCGGCTGGTGGATTCTGTCAAAGCGAGCTGTTACTGAAGAGACATGCTCCAAGGTTCGCTGGTTTCCCATCCACGAACGCTCCAGGGACGACGACTGGAGAAGTATTGGTAGCTGCGATGGACGTGGGCGCCGCTGTAAGAGGTATGGATTACGTGCAGCTATGGCCTATGTGTGATTACGAAACAGGCAGTCTAACTACGATAGCGGCTGGTACAGAGACGGGCACTGGAATAATGGTAAACATTAACGGAAAAAGGTTTGTTGAAGAAATGGAGAGAAGGGACGTTAGAAGAGACGCGGTTCTGGCGCAACCTGGAGGTTTTGCCTTCGCAATAGTAGATCACAAACAACTAAAAACGATCACAGCATTCGGAGATCCTGAAAAGATAATCGCTGACCAGATAAAGAGGGGCGTAGCCTTTAAAGCTGATACTATAAGGGAGCTCGCTATACTGGCAGGTATAGACCCAACAAACCTAGTTGAAACCGTGAACAACTGGAATAAGTACGTCGACGAGGGATATGACCCGGAGTTCAAGAGAAGGGATCTGCCCACGAAGAAGGGCGACCCTATGCTTAAGATAGATACGCCGCCCTTCTACGCTATAAAGGGAAGACCATCGCTTCACCACACGATGGGCGGTCTTCATATAAATACTAAGGCACAAGTACTTGACGTAGAAGGCAAGGTCATACCCGGTCTTTACGCGGCTGGTGAGAT